The sequence tattcaaacataaaattacttttacttcttcataatatcttttaaaataagataactcaaaaaaagatttTTTCTTATAAATTACTCAAACAAGTCCTAAATTATTCTACTAAAAATTCTTTGAAATTTAGAATATTACTTAAAAAAAGATAGAGCTTATGGAGTTATGGTAGAAGACAGAGAGCGTGGTGGCAATACCTCAACCTGAGTGAACATTGGCTGAAACCCTTTGGTTTTAAAGAAGAAATCAACGGCGTCGTTGTGGGCTCCATTATTGTTATCACCTTGATGCTGCTGGTTTGGATatggattttgattttgattttgattctgATGTGAACGAAACCCTACTCCCACTGCTTGCTTTCCCCCTTCCAAATCAGAAAAGCACCCTCCCATCACACTCCACTCAATGCCGATCGATCAATGTAACAGTAACCCTGACAGTGACGCGTTTTGATTGCGATTATTCGAACCACAATGCTGCTCTTTGAGTCGTTTTAATTGCTACTTCCTTTTCTTTTATAACTGAAACAAAACGCGTTATTTGAATGACTCTTAAATAATAGTCGTGTGTATCCTTatgactattatttttttttcctttttttggttACATTAGCAATTTAGCATGATAAGATTTGAATATagaatttataaattattatatagaTATCAGGTTAAAAAGCATATTGTAAGCGTATGTCATGACTCCCACGTCAAGGCTTTATCACGTAGGATATAATTTATTCAATGATAAATGCTATGCTATCTAAAAGGTGacatttaaaattaatatttaatttaaaagatataaaaataaataattttaaaaaaattaaaaattattataaaaaataagttaagTAAAATTTAGACAACTCATAAGTACTATAAAATTGTCTTATTcaatacatcaaattaaaatgGGTTAATAATCAAATTCGTTTTTAAATGATCACcaattgatttattttttaaattcatctATAAAAAATTAAAGTAAACATATTAATTCCTAAAATGACATGtacattaaattatttttttcgatCTCTTAATTTAATGATGACATATCATATTAAGCGTCTTGACACATATCATTAATCTATCATATCATTATATTTAACATGATTTAATTAATAGAAAGAACAATTTAATTTGCATTCTTTTTGTCGCGTAGACTTATTAATGTTTATCATGAAACTACTAGGCTGACCCCCTTCCTTGGGTCTCCATGGAAATTTGCTTTAATTTGTTCACAAGATACGACCCTATACAACCTTACAAAGTGTCATTATTTATCCTGGAGACCAAGACTAAGAAAAAGAACACacaggttctgaaaaccgaataACTTATTAAATCGATAAAGttacaaatttaaatatttaattgaaATTTNNNNNNNNNNNNNNNNNNNNNNNNNNNNNNNNNNNNNNNNNNNNNNNNNNNNNNNNNNNNNNNNNNNNNNNNNNNNNNNNNNNNNNNNNTACAtttatgtatataatatatatttttttatattttattattttaaactaGATAATTgctaaaaaattaaactaattcaattaattaatcgattttttatctaattttttcaattatttaattGATTCGTTTCCAACTAATTTTTTACTTAAACCGAACTAGTCTAGTAACAAATTTTTGATTAACCTGATTAAATTAGTCGATTCGATACAGGTCAacaataataagaataaaatagtgtacataaaaaaaatttagatcaTCTGAATAGAGAAAATTAATAAAGTGATAAAAGTGAATAGGTAATAATGGTTGAATTTGTAACTTTTATTAGTACCTCAATATCTTGATAATATATATATTAGaataaacataataaaactaCACAGTGAAGTAATTTTTTTCAACTAAGTCAGATGCCCACGCATTTTTTTAATGTGGTCATTGTCTCGTTGTTGTCATCTTTTTCTTCGTCATCGTCATCGTCTTCTTCACTTATTTAATTTCTTCTCctcatttttttatcttttcatcatccttcattatcattattattgtcattgtctttttcatcttcttcttctctcataTATGTTCAGAAAATTAGAGCACATAAATTTTGATGCACAAGACAAATTTTGGTATATAGCACCAATTTTTAAAGACTACATGCTTAGAATATTAACACCTAACCAACAAAATATGCACAACACAAATTTTGGTATATAACACAGAAGATTTGGTACACAATTTAGAAAATTTGATGCACAACACAGATTTTTAAAGAATTACATGTTCAAAATATTAATACCCAGCACAATAAAATACATACAGTACAAAATTTTTGAAGGACCACAATTGACTCATCCAACGAACAAAATATATTCGCAGCAAAAATTTATATGCTATCTGCAAAAATTTCTGTACTATGGATAAAAAGTTTTTTGCTAtgtataaaatttttatatactATATCGATAAATTTTGCTATATGTAAAAATTCATGTTATGTGTAAAAATTTTTGTACTATGTCACCAAGTTTCTATGTCCTCCAATAAAAATTTCTGTGCTGAAAAAAAAGCACGAAAAAAAATGGTGATGCATGGGCGCGTATTTTTTTTGTATTGGACTTGTGGTAACTTGGTTGGATTTGACTACAAAAATATTTGTATGTGTAACATAACCCTTTTAAAAGTATCAAATGTATGTTAAAATTAGCTACCAAAAATcattaatatatttgtatataaatatatgtagtaCTAAGTTTTAATGTGTATTATAGACTGATAATTGATTTTGATAGCTAATTTTTAATGTTGCAACTTGCAGACTAAAAGGAGCTTAAATAAGTTGAGGATGGTAAAAGTTCTTAAAACACTGTAACATAGCACCCATAACCATTATTCATTCATTTTCCGCCAACAAGCTAAGTCTTGATTCACTGCTACAAAATGCAAATAGTGCCCACAAATTCCAAATCATGCATGTTTCTCCATAAGTTGTCTAAACAACTCTTCCGGTGctgaaattgagaaaagaaaagaaaaataatgtcAGCTATGTTCTTCAAATTATTTGTTCATCAATGGGAATTTAAATTCATGTTAATTATAATTACCAGGTAAGCCAGTGAAGTTTTTGTACTGTTCAAAGCCTTGGTGgatcaacatctctttcccataCACAATGGCAGCTCCGGCTTCTTTTGCCTCACGCAAGAGCCTGGTGTCTTTTGGTGTGTAGATTGCATCAAACACCAAACAATAATGCTCCAAAGCATGCTGCATATATGTTTAATCATTGAGTTCCTCAGCAAGCTTGCAGAGcttgtgatttttttatttattattaaaaagaatAAGATATTGGGAATTTAAAAAAACCCCAAGATTGGGTGTTGCGCCATACGTATGAAAGAGTATACAATAGTGATATATTTGGCAAATTAATAACAAACTATTCGGATTGATAGATAATATTAGTTGATCAGTTTTTGAAAGATTCTTGTGAAGTGAAAGGTTTCGTTAACTGCTAACTACTAAGTATAGTAATGTCGAGTATATCTGGTTATTGTGATAATTCTTAATTCATGAGTTGTATTTGATGATGAATAATAGTTAATACAAATGGGTGAAGGAACAAACCTTAGGTATTGGAGTTTGATCCATGTTAGGCTTCATTCCCACAGAAGTTGTATTTGCAAGTACCATCCCTTCTTCTGGATGGAAATTTTCCACTTCACACAATGGCAGAGATTTTCCTCCAACTTTGTTAGCCAATTCTTTAGCGCGTTCTGTAATAAATAGACAACAGAAATTGTTTAAAAGTCTCTATACTACTCCCTCAATTTCGAAATAGCTTTTAATTTGAACATAACTTTTCTAAGATGGATGGAATAGTTTTAAGGAAGCATTTATCTGAATACCACTGCAAGATCCATATTGTCATACCAAATGTGCGGTTAGCTACCACAACTCTTGCCCCTTTCTGTGAAGCACCATATGCAAGTGATTTCCCGGCGCCACCTGCTCCCAGAACAACAAACAGCTTCCCAGACAAGGGCGATCCGGGTGCCGGTTTTGCACCCTCCAAGGCTGTCATCAAAGAAACAAGAATCTAATAAACCATAATTTGAGAAATATTATTAACCTGATTTTGCATTAGTTGGGGAATCTCCAATCAAGAACCTCGTAATCCATCCTCAATAGCGGTAATAGCGCCGATGTAATCAGTATTAAAAGCTATTAACTTCCCATCAGGCCTTCTAACAATGTTATTGATAGCTCCTATTTTCTGTAAGAATTGAAAGAACCATTTGCATGATCATGTAAAGTCTAGTAAGAACTATGCTGCACTTGCTTGTTTTAGAGAACATTGATTAGTACCTTGGCAATATGATCAACCTCATCCATGCATTTAAGTGCAGCCTCTTTATGAGGAATTGTGCAACTGCATTGTATAAGTAACCAATTCAACATATCAACTACATGTATAGACATTGAAAAACTTGAACCGAATCGAAGAGAAAGAGAACCTGCATCCAGAGGCAAAGTCAGGGGATGAGTAAGTATTGAAAAACTTTTCAACATCATCCACCAAGAAGTGCATATAAACTGCATTCAGCCCTACTGATTTGAAGGCTGCATTGAACAAAAGAGGACTCTTGCTATGTCCAACCGGCTTTCCTATAATTCCATACACTTTAGTATCTGGTTTTATAAGCCTGAAATTGTACAATTCTAGCAAATCCTTTACTGTGGTTTGTCCCGGAGCCGAGACAGTATCTGCATCTAGTGCACCATAGGTGAGATAACCACCAAACTTCGGGCTAAGTAATCGCGAAAGCAATCCCCTTTCGCCTAGTGCGATTCCTATGGTTGGGATCTGGCATTTTTTTTCATGGTATATATAATATGGTCAATCAAATTAGTTCCTACTTGCTACACATGGATTGCAATTATGCATGACTTACTTGGGAATGGACAGTGATTTGGAAAATTCGGGCGCAATCAGTAATGTCTGATGCAGTGGTCACTATCTTTGCAATGTCGGCTCCGGTGGATTGTATTCTTGCTATGAGATTGGCAATTGCCTCAGAGGATGGAGTGTCATGGAAGTTGTGTGAAGAAACTATGACTTTGAAATTATCAGGCTTCTTTCCATGTATGGAACTGTTGAACTCATGAGCAACCTGTATACAAAGGTTGGAATCATTAACAAATTAAAACTTGCAACAAGTCATAGAATTAGCAACCTATTCAATTATCAAGTTAGGTTGTCTACATTACAAAAAGGTGTGGCCCTTTCTTGGATCTGCATTAACGCCGGATGCTTGTGTACTAAAGTGCCCTTTATTGTCTAAAATTAAAAATCTCATGCATGTCTTATTATTTACTAAacgtttaattattctgttggtccctatagttttactgaatttataattaagtctctatacttttttttcctttcaattaggtccctacactgtttttaattttataattaggtcaTTTCTAGTGTAAAAgtctaattgaaaagaaaaaaatatagagacctatttaaaaatttgatgaaactatAGATACCAAGAGAACcttattaaataaaaaagtagGTACCTGAAGTTCAACATCAATGTAATCAGCCCCTAATTCCATTGCTAAGCTAAGAGCATCCTGTCTTCTGTTCTCATCTCCTTCGTATCGACCGCCTTCCCATTTCGGTCTGAAAAATGAGCACCATAACTAAAATCATTTAAATCACAAAAAATTGAAATTCTTATTTAAAGAACATGTAAGGAATCAAATCTTGGATTATGCAAATTGAGTTTGAGTGTGTACCTATAGGTGACAATAGTGGGCAAAGGACACTGCTTGATGAGGGTTTGGAGATGGAATCTTGGGTTGAAGTTTGTCAAATAATCAAGGCGAATCTCAACAAGATCAGCACCAATTTCCTTGGCTCTTGCCATATCAACCAACATCTGATTAACGGTGGTTCCAAGAACAGGAGTGCAAACAAGTGTAGCATTACTACTACTCTTTCCAAATCCACTACCCTTTTGTAAATTGGATGTGTCAACCTAACATATATGAATATGAAAATACTTTGCACATGCATCATGATAACTTGAACAATGGCATCTAGCTACTAATTAAACACGCAAAAGAATGATATTATTGAACGAAAGATAGTAGTACCGAGAGGCTTCCCATCTCAGCTTGATGAGTAGTTCTTGCAAGATGGAAGTACAAAGTTGGTGAGTTGAGTTATTTTGATATATTATTTGATCTGCTTAGTTAGCATGCAAAGAAGAGTAGTTGAACCCTCAACTGAAATGCCAGTTGCTTCTTTTGTTTGGAAAATTTATTGTATACAGAAAAGTTTAACGTACTATTTTTAGCATATATTTATTTGGGTGAAGAATGATTTTGGTGCTGAAGGTAGAGTTGAAAACTTTTTTCATCTCTAACTTTTTTTTACATCTAAAATCGTCTCTAAGTCttaaaattaagttttaaaattatcttttttacttaaatattaaaatttagataaagtattaaattggttctTACGTTTGGGTGTAATCTTATTTTGGTCTTTAagatttaaagtgttctatttgaatccaaaaaatttcatttagcttcaatgtagtccagttaaataattaatggaaTGTCCTATACGACAGCAATACAAGAACAAATTCAataatttggagaacaagtacaagctccaaagccacaaaatcaaccgtgaatttatcaatatatttatctatcatttttcttacaatttaaatgaaatattttctataaaactaaggaGAATGAGAAATAAATGTATTGATTCATCTACGGTGGATTTTGTGCCTTTGgaacttgtacttgttctctaAATTATTgaccttgttcttgtactgctgtcatataggacatttcgttaattatctAATTTTGACTTTATGGTGGAACTACATAGAATATAAATGAAATTATTTGGATTCAAAttggacactttaaaccttaagtaCCGTAATAGAATTACGCTCAAATGTAATGGACCAATTTAGTCCTTTACCCTtaaaattttggaccaaattatccataacaaaaaaaatataaaataaaaaataagagaaagagagtATTTCTGCTCCTGAgaaggaagaaaggaagaagaagaagaaggaaaaaagaataaaggagaaggaaagaagaagaagaagctatcTACGATTCACTTCTGTTTTCGCTTCCGTCGCTATCTCAGTATGATTTTGGTCTCTAAaataaggacgattttaaaaccaagttaaattTCAGGGacaattttgtataaaaaaaggttcggaacgaaaaaaattttcaacatgTACTTTcgagaccaaaatcgtacttattcttatttatttatatgttCTTAGAATATATTTAATATGGGTTAATACTGAATTAATAACTAGTAGGTAACATTTATTTTCAAAGTCTGAAATTAAAATTGGAGAATTGAGACTTAAATATTATGTCTAGTGATCAgagactaaaattaaaattttagtccaAAACACAAAATTTAATCTCTTCAATATCTCCAAAAATAGGAATACAAGATATTAGACAGAAAcaaaaactttaataatatttcttctaaaaaatattttcatttaattttttaaattttaaatttattcttcaatctttatatttattttaaacttaaatataatattaaaatataatttaatttaatatattttatactaaatataatacaaaaatttaatttaatttttatctttttatttttttttagtttcaacCTCTCTTTCAAACACTGTGTTCACTGACTCGTAATGCCATAGACCCATAATCAACCGAGATTGATAGATGAATTAATTAATGTAACCCATTTTGTTTGCTGAGTTTAaaaatgtaaaaagaaaaaataagtaaAAATTAAAAGGGGAGCAAAGTAAAGAAAAAGTTGAGTTTGATTTACCGGCCAGCAGCGGAAGTTCAAGAAAACATATGGTAGACTCAGAACTAGTTTGTTTCGTTGACAAGCTCGTGTGTCATGTCCTAACCTAGAAATGCTAAGCAACAATTGCCAACTTAAACAAGATTTGATTATTCATGATCACATAGCATATTATTCTATCTTTTCGTCAACAACACATTATTAATCCTAGTCTTAACTATGTAGTAATATTAGATCAATTTAGGTTAgccaaataattaatttatttatccgCTTAAGTAAATATCACGATTTCAAAttctaattttaataatataaaaataaaatgttgACTAATATAGAACTAtagataaattattattatagtCACAAAAGGATGAATTATTAAAGTTTGAGTCTTTTTTTTCGGTCAGGTATTACGTTGGTctagaaaatatgaataattaaCTTCAACAAAACTCccattttcaaatatgaataattaaCTTCAACAAAACTCTCTTTCTCTCTAAGGTTGATAATATTAATCCTATTTGCGAGTATTCAATTTAATTTACGTATCGAATTAAAATTTGAGAAGGTTTAGAATAAACTCTACCAAAACTAACCGCATTCCTAatatattataatatataattaaatttattatatatacaGTGAAGTAGATGAGAATTAAACCCCATATACtcttctttctaaaaatttatagAACTAGTAAACCAATCGCCTTAACTAATATTataatacattttattttttcataaatccTATTTAAAATAAACTAATATATAAAACAAATTGATTTTATTATGGATAGAATAAAATACAGTTGGGTGGAGAATTTTAGAGTGTAGATAAGGATTAGAGTTAAAAGATTTTTAACAATAAGATTAAATTTTTTCGAAGATTTTCAACTCATGTATAAAATTAGAATTGAGCACAAACCTTATCCTATCATATCCATTGTTGGccttatttttctcatttttatgGTCAACATTATTTCGTTGCTTTGGTCCGAGGTCAACCTTCTTTTAGTCCAGTCATTTCTATTTTTATAGTATGCTTTGCCTTTTCTCCCAATCCTAAATGACTACCACACAACACATCGACACACCCACTATATATTACAGCAACAACTAGGAGATTTTTTCGATCAATTGCAGCCGGTGGGACTCGAACCTGAGACCCCTAAGTAAGAAGAAAAAGACTATGCCATTTAAGTTATAGCTCGTTGGCCTATTTATTCACATTTAATTGGTGGTTAGAATTGTATAAGAGCTCTTTTTGGACCCAAAGCCTGCATGTTTGAAGAATTATTGTTGAACAATTTAAAGCACTAAAAAAGGTTGTATAGTTTTCCTGAACAAAACAAGTTGTATAATTTTTCTCTGTTATTATCAGAGTaagtttaatttgaatttgaccgAGTATATATGTTGAATATAAATAAAATCTCTTTATATATAAAAGTTAACTAGTAGTAGTCTCGATGCTTGACAAGTGGATGCTGTCTATGATCGACACTTGGCATCACAAAGTTATACTTTTTTTAGTATATATAAAATCCNNNNNNTTTATATATAAAAATCTGTATATATAAAAGCTATCCCTATCAGAACAATATGTTTTAAAAAGTAGAGCTACATGCCAAAAAGATACACAGACTTCACATCCAGTCATATTCTTTTCTCACTAAAAGTTTTCATGTGCTTCCTTTTCAAAGTTTCTCCAGCAAAACCTTGGACCCAATGGGAGAAATATATGATTTCTTTGCTGATGTGAATGCGAAGAAGTAAGCATGGAACTTTAAGGCATATGTCGATAGAAAATGGGAAGTCCTTAGCAAGTTTGGCCAGAAAGAGATTTTCTCGATCGAAATGGTACTTCAAGATAGCAAGGTATGCTAACTAACTAAAATGGGTTTTCTTTTATTAGTTATTCTTTATCACTACATCTGGAACATTGACAACAAATACTGTATTTAACATGTTACTTGAAAAAATCGCAGGGAACAAGGATGCACGCCTCAATCCCTACGCCCATTTTTTAAGAAATGGAGTCGTGTTATAACTGAGTTTTAGATGTACACCATGAGCAACTTTGTTGTTCGACATGGAAAGAACAAGAAGACAAGTCACTTTTAAGTGGATCTTGGTTTTTACCCATAGGACCATTGTGAATCATGTCCAAAACCCAAGTTTCCCTCTGGTCGCATGGCACCTTAAGTCCATTGTAGAGCTCTTGACAGTTGAGAAAGTCGACGACTTTGAACTATTTGGTgagaagtttcttttctttcAAAGCAAATTTATACTTGCTCATTCATTGTAAAAGTACTAACAAGTGGTATGTCCATGTTGAAATGTTACGTAGATTTAATAGCCGAAGTTGTTGAGAAGAAAGATCCAAGGGATTTGATTACTAGCAAAAGGATGAAGACCAAGGGTTTGGTGATAATCCTGCAAGACTTAGAGTATGCTGTGAAAtaaatttactttatttttacATTTTGACTATTTAGATTTTATGGAGAGTAGTATACTATGTGTTGGTGTTCAACAAAATGTCAGAAACAACCGTATCAACTGTATTTTGTTCGGTGATATAGTAGATCTCATTCTCTCTCATGTTGAAGATGGGAGAGTAGAGCCATTGATTGTGGTGTTTCAATATTTTAAAGCACATAGGTGAAATGGTAAGGGTTAATAAAATTGAAAAGCTAACAATTTATCTTAACATAATATGTACTTTACAAGTTATAATATGCAAATTATAACTAACATTGATGTTGTGAAATAGGTACTACGTTGATGCAGAGTCATTTTTATGTATCAAAGCTGCATTTTGAccctgaaattaaagaagttgCTGGGTTTAGAAGCAGGTACCCTTATACATAACATGTGTTTTTTTATTATCTGCATTCATACGTATTAAAGTTACGCGACATGGTTTAATAATTTTGCTTAAATTGATATCTTGGATTTTTGTAGGATGTTATGTGGTACATCATCTAGTTTTTCCAGGATAAGTCAAGTATTTTTGCAGGACCGGTGGTTAGGTGTTGAGGATTTGAACCAGGGATCTGTAGTTGCAAAGACCAtcatagaagttttgaattcttttgAGATGACCCTCTCCATGTCTCATTAAACCTAGTTGTTCATTAACATGGAGTGTTAATTTGTTGATATAGACAAATAGTCGTGTTAATTATTTGCTATAGTATGAAAAGCTGATATAGTTAAAGAAACAATATATATACAATGTACTATAAACTATAAAATGCATAGACACAATGTGTTGATATAaacatataatatatatacacTTGTTTTAGCAAGTGGAAGAAACTATTTTAATGTGACGTTCTTCATGTCCCATTAAAATTAATTGTTTATAACATGGTGTGTTATCTATTCATATAGATAAATAGTGATGTTAATGAATTGCTCATGGTATGATAAGA is a genomic window of Arachis ipaensis cultivar K30076 chromosome B06, Araip1.1, whole genome shotgun sequence containing:
- the LOC107645861 gene encoding bifunctional 3-dehydroquinate dehydratase/shikimate dehydrogenase, chloroplastic-like, whose protein sequence is MGSLSVDTSNLQKGSGFGKSSSNATLVCTPVLGTTVNQMLVDMARAKEIGADLVEIRLDYLTNFNPRFHLQTLIKQCPLPTIVTYRPKWEGGRYEGDENRRQDALSLAMELGADYIDVELQVAHEFNSSIHGKKPDNFKVIVSSHNFHDTPSSEAIANLIARIQSTGADIAKIVTTASDITDCARIFQITVHSQIPTIGIALGERGLLSRLLSPKFGGYLTYGALDADTVSAPGQTTVKDLLELYNFRLIKPDTKVYGIIGKPVGHSKSPLLFNAAFKSVGLNAVYMHFLVDDVEKFFNTYSSPDFASGCSCTIPHKEAALKCMDEVDHIAKKIGAINNIVRRPDGKLIAFNTDYIGAITAIEDGLRALEGAKPAPGSPLSGKLFVVLGAGGAGKSLAYGASQKGARVVVANRTFERAKELANKVGGKSLPLCEVENFHPEEGMVLANTTSVGMKPNMDQTPIPKHALEHYCLVFDAIYTPKDTRLLREAKEAGAAIVYGKEMLIHQGFEQYKNFTGLPAPEELFRQLMEKHA